A single Glycine soja cultivar W05 chromosome 14, ASM419377v2, whole genome shotgun sequence DNA region contains:
- the LOC114384948 gene encoding indole-3-glycerol phosphate synthase, chloroplastic-like isoform X1, whose translation MEGLASLKAPFPATPFLSSRPRTSILPSQASFRKRSSFLSFSVHAQVESDDGSAVVATSGESVTEVLKIKEWEVGMFQNEVAASQGIRIRRRPPSGPPLHYVGPFQFRLQNEGNTPRNILEEIVWNKDTEVSQLKERKPLGVLKKALENAPPARDFIGALKAANERTGLPGLIAEVKKASPSRGILREDFDPVEIAKAYEKGGAACLSVLTDEKYFKGSFENLEAIRKAGIKCPLLCKEFIIDAWQLYYARTKGADAVLLIAAVLPDLDIKYMIKICKLLGLTALVEVHDEREFDRVLAIEGIELIGINNRNLETFELDISITKKLLEGERGKIIHERGIIMVGESGLFTPDDIAYVQEAGVKAILVGESIVKQSDPGKGISNLFGKDISLG comes from the exons ATGGAAGGTTTGGCTTCCCTCAAGGCTCCCTTTCCGGCCACCCCATTTCTCTCTTCCAGACCCAGAACCTCTATTCTTCCATCCCAAGCCAGTTTTCGTAAAAGAAGCTCCTTTTTATCCTTTTCTGTTCATGCCCag GTGGAGTCTGATGATGGTTCAGCTGTAGTAGCCACATCTGGTGAATCTGTGACAGAGGTTCTGAAAATTAAGGAGTGGGAGGTGGGAATGTTCCAAAATGAGGTTGCAGCTAGCCAGGGTATAAGAATAAGGAGAAGGCCTCCATCTGGACCCCCTTTGCATTATGTAGGACCATTTCAATTCAGGTTGCAGAATGAGGGCAATACGCcccggaacattttggaagagaTTGTGTGGAATAAGGACACAGAAGTCTCACAG cttaaagaaagaaaacccCTTGGCGTGCTGAAGAAAGCTCTTGAAAATGCACCTCCTGCTAGGGATTTTATTGGTGCTCTAAAGGCAGCCAACGAACGAACTGGACTTCCAGGGTTGATTGCTGAAGTGAAGAAGGCATCACCAAGTAGAGGTATCTTGAGAGAAGACTTTGACCCA GTTGAAATTGCTAAGGCTTATGAGAAAGGTGGAGCAGCATGTCTAAGTGTTTTGACAGATGAAAAGTATTTTAAG GGAAGCTTTGAAAATCTTGAGGCAATAAGAAAGGCTGGCATAAag TGCCCTTTGTTGTGCAAAGAATTCATCATAGATGCATGGCAACTCTACTATGCTCGAACTAAAGGTGCAGATGCAGTCCTTTTAATTGCTGCTGTTTTGCCTGATCTTGACATCAAATACATGATTAAGATATGCAAATTACTCGGATTGACTGCGCTTGTTGAG GTTCATGATGAGAGGGAATTTGATCGTGTTCTTGCAATAGAGGGGATTGAGCTTATTGGCATTAACAACCGCAATCTTG AAACATTTGAGTTGGATATCAGCATCACAAAGAAACTTCTTGAAGGAGAGCGAGGCAAAATAATCCACGAGAGAGGCATAATT ATGGTTGGGGAATCTGGTCTCTTTACCCCGGACGATATTGCCTATGTTCAGGAAGCTGGTGTTAAAGCT atATTGGTTGGAGAGTCTATTGTAAAACAAAGTGATCCTGGAAAGGGAATCAGCAATCTCTTTGGCAAAGATATCTCTTTGGGTTGA
- the LOC114384948 gene encoding indole-3-glycerol phosphate synthase, chloroplastic-like isoform X2 — MFQNEVAASQGIRIRRRPPSGPPLHYVGPFQFRLQNEGNTPRNILEEIVWNKDTEVSQLKERKPLGVLKKALENAPPARDFIGALKAANERTGLPGLIAEVKKASPSRGILREDFDPVEIAKAYEKGGAACLSVLTDEKYFKGSFENLEAIRKAGIKCPLLCKEFIIDAWQLYYARTKGADAVLLIAAVLPDLDIKYMIKICKLLGLTALVEVHDEREFDRVLAIEGIELIGINNRNLETFELDISITKKLLEGERGKIIHERGIIMVGESGLFTPDDIAYVQEAGVKAILVGESIVKQSDPGKGISNLFGKDISLG, encoded by the exons ATGTTCCAAAATGAGGTTGCAGCTAGCCAGGGTATAAGAATAAGGAGAAGGCCTCCATCTGGACCCCCTTTGCATTATGTAGGACCATTTCAATTCAGGTTGCAGAATGAGGGCAATACGCcccggaacattttggaagagaTTGTGTGGAATAAGGACACAGAAGTCTCACAG cttaaagaaagaaaacccCTTGGCGTGCTGAAGAAAGCTCTTGAAAATGCACCTCCTGCTAGGGATTTTATTGGTGCTCTAAAGGCAGCCAACGAACGAACTGGACTTCCAGGGTTGATTGCTGAAGTGAAGAAGGCATCACCAAGTAGAGGTATCTTGAGAGAAGACTTTGACCCA GTTGAAATTGCTAAGGCTTATGAGAAAGGTGGAGCAGCATGTCTAAGTGTTTTGACAGATGAAAAGTATTTTAAG GGAAGCTTTGAAAATCTTGAGGCAATAAGAAAGGCTGGCATAAag TGCCCTTTGTTGTGCAAAGAATTCATCATAGATGCATGGCAACTCTACTATGCTCGAACTAAAGGTGCAGATGCAGTCCTTTTAATTGCTGCTGTTTTGCCTGATCTTGACATCAAATACATGATTAAGATATGCAAATTACTCGGATTGACTGCGCTTGTTGAG GTTCATGATGAGAGGGAATTTGATCGTGTTCTTGCAATAGAGGGGATTGAGCTTATTGGCATTAACAACCGCAATCTTG AAACATTTGAGTTGGATATCAGCATCACAAAGAAACTTCTTGAAGGAGAGCGAGGCAAAATAATCCACGAGAGAGGCATAATT ATGGTTGGGGAATCTGGTCTCTTTACCCCGGACGATATTGCCTATGTTCAGGAAGCTGGTGTTAAAGCT atATTGGTTGGAGAGTCTATTGTAAAACAAAGTGATCCTGGAAAGGGAATCAGCAATCTCTTTGGCAAAGATATCTCTTTGGGTTGA
- the LOC114385158 gene encoding WEB family protein At2g40480-like, with translation MAESSPPETPELTTEFGAGSGSGQNWGVRRVGLRAEIDTSPPFGSVKEAVIRFEKTGPWIPLFNFGEAYKSAEDFDIKRVEEEAAKLEKDLIVKELETLDVLEELGATKAILEELKQQLQSEALNCFATPGGNSYEQVGAAVQNCVNGINNEEQALQCQSPCATSSPDMFMMELGQAKISLGKTISDLGVIQSSVEALNKKMKKEKLFVERTREKLASKFATVSTQEVAKKETRLNPPEATVGTGCTCHHPLNIARSLKFDTGQCNLMSETRSSEVSRPLPEFGENGFSIKTAEMRWFAAKKMEEAAMAAEAVALAEIEALCNPEISLEFAPPQHQKVPFALGERSPLHPIVQIPQESTLEKVIDSKFQVDKISSSKLSILKKLEEATEEVTRSKQILNEALNSVESANRKQHAAEEALRRWIPQDDLRGQPVYNYIKPKKFNQAGNCQDSPLPDVTRSITVNNDQKPILKSSVSMRDVLSKKQVPEEYTTKEMEEHTERKVALSQMLRALRQDQTLPTIPEKDGSNQRQFIAQRKKFGFIQISLPLGKRSKKKA, from the exons ATGGCCGAGTCGTCCCCGCCGGAAACGCCGGAACTGACAACCGAGTTCGGTGCCGGATCCGGGTCGGGTCAAAACTGGGGAGTAAGGAGAGTGGGTTTGAGAGCTGAAATTGATACTTCGCCGCCGTTTGGGTCTGTCAAGGAAGCGGTGATCCGTTTTGAAAAAACCGGACCTTGGATACCCCTTTTCAATTTTGGAGAGGCTTAT AAAAGTGCTGAAGACTTTGACATAAAGAGAGTGGAGGAGGAAGCGGCGAAGTTGGAAAAGGATTTGATAGTGAAAGAACTCGAAACACTTGACGTGCTTGAAGAACTGGGAGCTACCAAAGCAATTTTGGAGGAATTAAAGCAGCAGCTACAATCAGAAGCATTGAATTGTTTTGCAACTCCGGGTGGAAATTCATATGAACAGGTTGGAGCTGCTGTTCAAAATTGTGTGAATGGTATCAATAATGAAGAGCAGGCATTGCAATGTCAGAGTCCGTGTGCTACTTCATCCCCTGATATGTTCATGATGGAGTTAGGACAAGCTAAAATAAGCCTTGGTAAAACTATAAGTGATCTCGGGGTGATACAGTCTTCTGTTGAAGCTTTGaataagaagatgaagaaggagaagctTTTTGTTGAGAGGACGCGCGAGAAGCTAGCATCAAAGTTTGCAACTGTATCTACTCAAGAAGTGGCCAAGAAAGAAACAAGGTTAAATCCACCTGAAGCTACTGTAGGAACAGGTTGCACTTGTCATCATCCCCTAAATATTGCGAGGAGTTTGAAATTTGATACTGGACAGTGCAATCTAATGAGTGAAACAAGAAGCTCTGAAGTTTCAAGGCCATTGCCTGAGTTTGGAGAAAATGGATTTAGTATCAAGACTGCTGAGATGAGGTGGTTTGCCGCTAAGAAGATGGAGGAAGCTGCAATGGCAGCAGAAGCTGTTGCTCTGGCCGAAATTGAGGCTCTATGTAACCCTGAGATATCATTGGAATTTGCTCCTCCACAACATCAGAAAGTGCCATTTGCCTTAGGGGAGCGCTCTCCTCTGCACCCCATAGTTCAAATTCCTCAAGAGTCAACCTTGGAGAAGGTGATTGATTCCAAGTTCCAAGTTGATAAAATAAGTTCTTCTAAACTgagtattttgaaaaaattggaGGAAGCAACAGAAGAAGTTACACGCAGCAAACAAATCTTAAATGAGGCATTAAACAGTGTTGAAAGTGCAAACAGAAAGCAACATGCTGCTGAAGAGGCACTTCGGAGATGGATTCCTCAGGATGATCTAAGAGGTCAGCCAGTGTACAACTATATTAAGCCCAAGAAGTTCAATCAAGCTGGAAATTGTCAAGATTCTCCTCTACCAGATGTAACCAGGTCGATTACAGTGAACAATGATCAGAAGCCGATCTTAAAGTCTTCAGTTTCAATGAGAGATGTACTTAGCAAAAAGCAAGTTCCTGAAGAATATACAACTAAGGAGATGGAAGAGCACACTGAAAGAAAGGTAGCATTGAGTCAAATGCTTCGAGCATTGAGGCAGGATCAAACTCTGCCTACAATACCAGAGAAAGATGGGAGCAATCAAAGGCAGTTCATAGCACAGAGGAAAAAGTTTGGATTCATCCAAATATCACTCCCCTTGGGAAAGCGAAGTAAGAAAAAGGCATGA
- the LOC114384420 gene encoding uncharacterized protein LOC114384420, with amino-acid sequence MLNDGDANHVSIEKSFRIKEDDRFFSRLMSKEISMANSSSRVFYYGETSIAVPFMWEAQPGTPKHPSSETSLPPLTPPPSYYSNSKSKNKRRNSKANIFSCFMPKFIGSRKAHVSPTSSRSSSSSSSSSWSLVYPAYSYSMRDTDQGSISFSRSTTVRSFLKHKASNGFRGFYPFGNINNAIVSHGAV; translated from the coding sequence ATGCTCAACGATGGTGATGCCAATCATGTCTCAATTGAGAAGTCCTTCAGAATAAAAGAGGATGATAGGTTCTTCTCAAGGCTAATGTCCAAGGAAATCTCCATGGCTAACTCTTCTTCAAGGGTCTTCTATTATGGAGAAACATCAATTGCAGTCCCTTTCATGTGGGAGGCACAACCTGGCACCCCCAAACACCCTTCTTCTGAGACTTCTCTGCCACCCCTTACACCCCCACCTTCATATTATTCCAATTCCAAGTCCaaaaacaagagaagaaactcaAAGGCcaatatattttcatgttttatgcCAAAGTTTATAGGGTCAAGAAAGGCTCATGTGTCACCAACATCATCTCGCTCATCTTCCTCATCCTCCTCATCATCATGGTCATTGGTTTATCCAGCATACTCATATTCCATGAGGGACACAGATCAAGGAAGCATCTCTTTCTCACGCTCTACAACTGTTCGCTCTTTTCTCAAACACAAAGCTTCAAACGGTTTTAGAGGCTTCTATCCCTTTGGAAACATAAATAATGCAATTGTGAGCCATGGAGCAGTCTAG
- the LOC114384326 gene encoding peroxidase P7-like, producing the protein MASSCSSFMITLALLVLVLGTNTSSANANPTLHTNFYYSSCPKLFDTVKRTVESAISKETRMGASLLRLFFHDCFVNGCDGSILLDDTSSFTGEKNAGPNRNSARGFEVIDQIKSAVEKVCPGVVSCADILAIAARDSVEILRGPTWDVKLGRRDSRTASQSAANNGIPRPTSNLNQLISRFNTLGLSTKDLVALSGGHTIGQARCTTFRARIYNESNIDSSFARMRQSRCPRTSGSGDNNLAPINFATPTFFDNHYFKNLIQKKGLIHSDQELFNGGSTDSLVRTYSTNPASFFADFSAAMIRMGDISPLTGSRGEIRENCRRVN; encoded by the exons ATGGCTTCGTCTTGTTCTAGCTTTATGATCACTTTGGCCCTTTTGGTCCTCGTGTTGGGGACTAATACTAGTAGTGCCAATGCCAATCCAACACTTCACACAAACTTCTACTACAGTTCTTGCCCAAAACTCTTTGACACTGTGAAACGCACAGTGGAATCGGCCATATCAAAGGAGACCCGCATGGGTGCTTCTCTCCTACGTTTGTTCTTCCACGATTGCTTTGTTAAT GGGTGTGATGGGTCGATTCTACTTGATGACACATCAAGCTTCACCGGAGAGAAGAACGCGGGACCTAACAGGAATTCTGCCCGTGGATTTGAAGTGATCGACCAAATCAAATCAGCTGTGGAGAAAGTGTGTCCGGGTGTGGTTTCTTGCGCTGACATTCTTGCCATCGCTGCCAGAGACTCTGTTGAGATC CTTAGAGGCCCAACATGGGATGTGAAACTTGGAAGAAGAGACTCTAGGACGGCAAGCCAATCTGCTGCCAACAATGGCATCCCAAGACCCACTTCAAACCTCAACCAACTTATATCCAGATTTAACACTCTCGGACTTTCCACCAAGGACTTGGTCGCACTATCTG GGGGTCATACAATTGGACAAGCAAGGTGCACAACCTTTAGAGCCCGAATCTACAACGAGAGCAACATAGATAGCTCTTTTGCCCGCATGAGACAATCTAGGTGTCCCCGAACCTCAGGATCAGGGGACAACAACCTTGCACCCATTAACTTTGCCACTCCCACTTTCTTTGACAACCACTACTTCAAGAACCTCATTCAGAAGAAGGGTCTCATCCATTCCGACCAAGAACTCTTCAATGGTGGTTCCACTGACTCCTTAGTGCGTACCTACAGCACCAACCCGGCCTCCTTTTTCGCCGATTTCTCCGCCGCCATGATCAGGATGGGAGACATTAGTCCCCTTACTGGCTCCCGCGGAGAAATAAGGGAGAACTGCAGGAGGGTCAACTAA